The following proteins come from a genomic window of Bradyrhizobium paxllaeri:
- a CDS encoding bifunctional metallophosphatase/5'-nucleotidase, with translation MRNLLRPILALTIMLAPVASLAQTAPVDLRILAINDFHGYLRPPPGGITITDPEDGTKKITVEAGGAEHMATLVGQLREGYKNSIFVAAGDLIGASPFLSAMFHDEPTIEALSMMGLNISAVGNHEFDEGKDELLRMQNGGCHPIDQCQGPHPFTGAKFRYLAASTFEKSSGRTVFPAYEIRTFEGIPVAFIGLTLKGTPGLVSPVGIAGLEFRDEADTVNALIPELKARGVEAIVVLIHEGGLPTGDYNDCRGISGPIVDIVKKFDKAVDVVVSGHTHRAYVCDIDGRLVTSGDKYGTLVTAIDMKLDPVTRDVVSARAGNNIVHTATLAKDAQQTALLDAYDRLAAPIANRPAGSITATLSRAPNAAGESPLGDIIADAQLAATSTEAKGGAVIAFTNPGGIRADVARREDGAVTYADLFASQPFRNQLVTLTLSGKQIKDILEQQWRDPKRPRILQVSKGFSYAWDGSKGDGERIIAERMSLNGQPIDPAAHYRVTVNNFLFVGGDGFTALTEGTAPLIGVYDVDALHTYFAANSPIAPSAADRIVRIN, from the coding sequence ATGAGAAATCTCCTCCGCCCCATCCTTGCGCTGACGATCATGCTGGCGCCTGTCGCTTCCCTCGCGCAAACCGCGCCTGTGGACCTGCGCATTCTCGCCATCAACGATTTCCACGGGTACCTTCGTCCGCCGCCGGGCGGGATCACGATTACCGATCCCGAGGACGGAACGAAGAAGATCACTGTCGAAGCCGGCGGCGCCGAGCACATGGCGACGCTGGTGGGCCAGCTTCGCGAGGGATACAAGAACTCGATCTTCGTCGCGGCCGGCGATTTGATCGGCGCCAGCCCGTTTCTGTCGGCGATGTTCCATGACGAGCCGACGATCGAAGCGCTGTCGATGATGGGCCTGAATATTTCAGCCGTCGGCAATCACGAATTCGACGAGGGCAAGGACGAGCTGTTGCGCATGCAGAACGGCGGCTGCCACCCGATCGACCAATGCCAGGGGCCGCATCCATTTACGGGCGCAAAATTCCGCTATCTCGCCGCCAGCACGTTCGAGAAGAGCAGCGGCAGGACAGTGTTTCCCGCCTATGAAATTCGCACGTTCGAAGGCATCCCTGTCGCCTTCATCGGCCTGACCTTGAAAGGCACGCCGGGCCTGGTCTCGCCTGTCGGCATTGCCGGCCTCGAATTCCGCGACGAAGCTGATACGGTGAATGCGCTGATCCCGGAGCTGAAGGCGCGCGGCGTCGAGGCCATCGTCGTGCTGATCCACGAAGGCGGATTACCGACCGGGGACTATAACGACTGTCGCGGCATTTCCGGGCCGATCGTCGATATCGTCAAAAAGTTCGACAAGGCGGTGGACGTCGTGGTCTCCGGCCACACCCACCGCGCCTATGTCTGCGACATCGACGGACGGCTCGTCACGTCAGGCGACAAATACGGCACGCTGGTCACCGCGATCGATATGAAACTCGATCCCGTGACGCGCGACGTCGTCAGCGCCAGGGCCGGCAACAATATCGTCCACACCGCAACGCTTGCCAAGGATGCGCAACAGACCGCACTGCTTGACGCCTATGACAGGCTTGCCGCGCCGATCGCCAACCGCCCAGCGGGTTCGATAACCGCAACGCTGTCGCGCGCGCCGAACGCCGCCGGCGAAAGTCCGCTCGGCGACATCATCGCCGATGCGCAGCTCGCCGCGACCAGCACCGAAGCGAAAGGCGGCGCGGTCATCGCCTTCACCAATCCCGGCGGCATCCGCGCCGATGTTGCGCGGAGGGAAGATGGCGCGGTAACCTATGCCGACCTGTTCGCCAGCCAGCCGTTCCGCAATCAACTGGTGACGCTGACGCTGAGCGGAAAGCAGATCAAGGACATACTGGAGCAGCAATGGCGCGACCCGAAGCGGCCGCGGATCCTGCAGGTGTCGAAAGGATTCAGCTATGCATGGGACGGATCGAAGGGCGATGGCGAGCGCATCATCGCCGAACGGATGTCGCTGAACGGGCAGCCGATCGATCCCGCCGCGCACTACCGCGTCACCGTCAACAATTTCCTGTTCGTCGGTGGCGATGGTTTCACCGCGCTCACGGAAGGAACCGCGCCGCTGATCGGCGTCTATGACGTCGACGCGCTGCATACCTATTTTGCGGCGAACAGCCCGATCGCCCCGTCCGCCGCCGATCGCATCGTCCGGATCAATTAG
- a CDS encoding crotonase/enoyl-CoA hydratase family protein, translating to MTGHLIVSDEDATRVIKLRRPEKKNAFTQDMYRGMSDAIDKAQNNPDIRCIIITGGSGVFTAGNDLEDFLKESTSDTDTPRGASNAVKLLYSLAHNVKPIIAAVDGVAIGIGTTMLFHCDYVLASTTATFSTPFINLGLVPEGASSLLMPRTMGHQRAFAMLVMGRKFSADEAREAGFVNVVVAPGHTEAEARKVAREICALPAEAVAITRKLLRLPPEDMTRRIDQEGHLFGERLRSKEAVTAFKAFFERKKG from the coding sequence ATGACCGGACACCTCATTGTGTCGGACGAAGACGCGACGCGCGTGATCAAGCTGCGGCGGCCCGAGAAGAAGAACGCGTTTACCCAGGACATGTATCGCGGGATGAGCGATGCGATCGACAAGGCGCAGAACAACCCCGATATCCGCTGCATCATCATCACAGGCGGTTCGGGCGTGTTCACCGCCGGCAACGATCTCGAGGATTTTCTGAAAGAGAGCACGTCGGATACCGACACGCCACGCGGCGCCTCCAACGCCGTAAAGCTGCTTTATTCGCTGGCGCACAACGTCAAGCCGATCATCGCCGCGGTCGACGGCGTCGCGATCGGCATCGGCACCACCATGCTGTTCCATTGCGACTATGTACTGGCCAGCACGACCGCGACCTTCTCCACGCCGTTCATCAATCTCGGACTGGTGCCCGAAGGCGCCTCCAGCCTGTTGATGCCGCGCACCATGGGCCATCAGCGCGCCTTCGCCATGCTGGTGATGGGCCGCAAGTTTTCCGCCGATGAGGCGCGCGAGGCGGGCTTCGTCAATGTAGTGGTGGCGCCCGGCCACACCGAAGCCGAGGCGCGCAAGGTCGCGCGCGAGATTTGCGCGCTGCCGGCCGAAGCGGTCGCGATTACGCGCAAACTGCTGAGGCTGCCGCCAGAGGACATGACGCGCCGGATCGACCAGGAAGGCCATCTGTTCGGTGAGCGGTTGCGCTCAAAGGAAGCGGTCACGGCGTTCAAGGCATTCTTCGAGCGGAAGAAGGGGTAG
- a CDS encoding ring-cleaving dioxygenase, whose product MQLGGIHHLTAISAKPRENLAFYTGLLGMRLVKKTVNQDDVSAYHLFYADGKANPGTDLTFFDFPAAPERRGTNSISRTGVRVAGENALGYWRDRLNKAGVETPGILEVDGRLTLPFEDGEGQRLVLIDDGGKGAASPWEKSPVPPEHQIRGLGPIVLTVHELSRTAFVLTEVMNMRRAREYAAHGAQIHVFEMGEARGEGNPAAELHVLEDKASPIARQGAGGVHHVAFRTPDETQYHAWTKRLTDLRIPNSGEIDRFYFRSLYFREPNGILFEIATDGPGFATDEPMETLGERLALPPFLEPRRAQIEAGLKPIE is encoded by the coding sequence ATGCAGCTAGGCGGAATTCATCACCTGACCGCGATCTCGGCGAAGCCGCGGGAGAATTTGGCCTTCTACACCGGCCTGCTTGGCATGCGGCTGGTGAAGAAGACCGTCAACCAGGACGACGTCAGCGCCTACCACCTGTTCTACGCCGACGGCAAAGCCAATCCCGGCACGGATCTTACCTTCTTCGATTTTCCCGCCGCGCCCGAGCGTCGCGGAACCAACTCGATCTCGCGCACCGGGGTGCGCGTCGCCGGCGAGAACGCCCTCGGCTACTGGCGCGATCGCCTCAACAAGGCCGGCGTGGAGACCCCCGGCATCCTCGAAGTCGACGGCCGCCTGACGCTGCCGTTCGAGGACGGCGAGGGGCAGCGGCTGGTGCTGATCGACGATGGCGGGAAGGGCGCCGCCTCGCCGTGGGAGAAGAGCCCGGTGCCACCAGAACATCAGATCCGCGGGCTCGGTCCGATCGTGCTGACTGTGCACGAGCTGTCACGCACCGCCTTCGTGCTGACCGAAGTCATGAACATGCGTCGCGCGCGCGAATACGCCGCCCACGGCGCGCAGATTCACGTGTTCGAAATGGGCGAGGCAAGGGGAGAGGGCAACCCCGCCGCCGAGTTGCATGTGCTCGAGGACAAGGCCTCGCCGATCGCCCGCCAGGGCGCCGGCGGCGTGCACCACGTCGCGTTCCGCACCCCCGACGAGACGCAGTATCACGCCTGGACGAAACGCCTGACGGACCTGCGCATCCCCAACAGCGGCGAGATCGACCGCTTCTATTTCCGCAGCCTCTATTTCCGCGAGCCCAACGGCATCCTGTTCGAGATCGCCACCGACGGCCCAGGCTTTGCGACCGACGAGCCGATGGAAACGCTCGGCGAGCGGTTGGCGCTGCCGCCGTTCCTCGAGCCGCGCAGAGCGCAGATTGAGGCTGGCCTGAAGCCCATCGAGTGA